A region from the Aphis gossypii isolate Hap1 chromosome 1, ASM2018417v2, whole genome shotgun sequence genome encodes:
- the LOC114125388 gene encoding ribosome biogenesis protein NSA2 homolog: MPQNEYMERHRKLYGRRMDYEQRMRKKEAREPHLRSDKAKRLRGLKAKLYNKERRNEKIQMKKKIKEHEEKLQKKKEEKPKEGALPVYLLDRDVQSSAKVLSNMIKQKRKEKAGKWDVPIPKVRAQSDNEVFKVFRTGKSKRKGWKRMVTKVCYVGEGFTRKPPKFERFIRPMALRFNKAHVTHPELKATFCLPIIGVKKNPNSPMYTNLGVITKGTVIEVNISELGLVTQSGKVVWGKYAQVTNNPENDGCINAVLLV, translated from the coding sequence atgccACAAAATGAGTATATGGAAAGGCACCGTAAATTATACGGTCGCCGTATGGATTATGAACAACGTATGCGTAAGAAGGAAGCTCGTGAGCCTCATTTACGTTCAGATAAAGCAAAACGTCTTCGTGGTCTAAAAGCTAAACTTTATAACAAAGAACGCCGTAATGAAAAGATTCAAATGAAGAAAAAGATCAAGGAACATGAAGAAAAATTACAGAAAAAGAAAGAAGAAAAACCCAAAGAAGGTGCATTACCAGTTTATTTACTTGACAGAGATGTTCAATCAAGTGCCAAAGTACTTTCTAACATGATCAAACAGAAACGTAAAGAAAAGGCTGGAAAATGGGATGTACCTATACCCAAAGTGCGTGCTCAATCAGATAATGAAGTATTTAAGGTATTTAGAACAGGCAAATCCAAGAGGAAAGGATGGAAGAGGATGGTGACAAAAGTGTGCTATGTTGGGGAAGGTTTTACTCGTAAACCTCCTAAGTTTGAAAGGTTTATAAGGCCAATGGCTTTGCGTTTCAATAAGGCTCATGTTACTCATCCCGAACTAAAGGCTACATTCTGTCTACCTATTATTGGTGTAAAAAAGAATCCTAATTCTCCAATGTATACTAATTTAGGAGTTATAACTAAAGGTACTGTAATAGAAGTAAATATTAGCGAGCTAGGTTTGGTAACACAGTCTGGTAAAGTAGTATGGGGAAAATATGCACAAGTTACTAACAATCCAGAGAATGATGGATGTATTAATGCTGTACTTTtggtttaa